One Primulina huaijiensis isolate GDHJ02 chromosome 8, ASM1229523v2, whole genome shotgun sequence genomic region harbors:
- the LOC140983169 gene encoding ceramide kinase: MERNENVSLDENPHPNALFNDAGKDSILSTKLFLDYVGEVVLTLNSDGLSWKLTEPVHNEEDKFSCLRLKLVPKTEAEFKFSDVYAANFIDWGLVHASVLSSAKGFSSGHSFKMYRFMVHVVQKSNNHSSLWTPSRYSFGHENLEVCEVWVNQINCYLHMERSRPKSLLVFVHPKSGKGNGCRIWEAVVPLFSQAKVKTKVIVTERAGHARDLLTSISDVELRLYDGVIAVGGDGFFNEILNGLLLPRHKAPYPPAPGDFMPAISSESNLSIHRERTNIEPSDDKEDQFPLLTGLEHKGPLSSQCGPDPEFYFPSEEFRFGIIPAGSTDAIVICTTGARDPVTSALHIILGKRVHIDIAQVVRWKMTNASNDEPCVRYAASFAGYGFYGDVITESEKYRWMGPKRYDYAGTKVFLQHRSYEAEVNYVEVESEKSGSSVETNAQGSRTLWQFRRKPERMSCRANCTVCNETTNESMIGHSSLAANLEGLRWSKSKGHFLSVGAAVISCRNEKAPDGLVADAHLSDGFLHLILIKDCPHPSYLWHLIQLTRKGGKPLDFNFVEHHKTPAFTFTSFGKEGVWNVDGELFHAHKLSAQVFRGLVSLFGTGPDA, from the exons ATGGAACGAAATGAGAATGTTTCATTGGATGAAAATCCTCATCCGAATGCACTGTTTAATGATGCTGGTAAAGATTCTATCTTGAGCACAAAGCTTTTCTTAGATTATGTTGGGGAGGTGGTTCTCACCCTTAATTCAGACGGGCTGTCCTGGAAATTAACGGAACCTGTACATAAT GAGGAAGATAAATTCTCCTGCTTGCGTCTGAAGCTTGTTCCAAAGACTGAGGCAGAGTTTAAGTTTTCTGATGTTTATGCTGCTAACTTCATTGATTGGGGTTTGGTGCATGCATCTGTTCTATCCAGTGCCAAAGGATTTAGTTCAGGTCATTCATTCAAG ATGTACAGATTTATGGTTCATGTTGTCCAAAAGTCAAATAACCACTCCTCTCTTTGGACTCCATCGCGTTACTCTTTTGGTCATGAGAATTTGGAGGTCTGTGAGGTTTGGGTTAATCAGATTAATTGTTATCTACACATGGAGCGCAGTCGACCTAAGAGTTTGCTG GTTTTTGTTCACCCAAAGAGTGGCAAAGGAAATGGATGTAGGATTTGGGAAGCGGTAGTACCATTGTTTTCACAGGCCAAAGTGAAAACAAAG GTAATAGTGACAGAGAGGGCAGGACATGCGCGTGATTTGTTGACCTCTATTTCTGATGTGGAGCTTAGGTTATATGATGGTGTTATAGCTGTT GGCGGGGATGGATTTTTCAATGAAATTCTGAATGGTCTTCTATTACCAAGACATAAAGCTCCATACCCACCGGCTCCTGGGGATTTCATGCCTGCCATTTCAAGTGAGTCCAATCTCTCGATTCATAGAGAACGAACCAATATAGAGCCTAGTGATGATAAAGAAGATCAGTTTCCCCTTCTCACAGGATTGGAACATAAAGGACCTCTATCCAGCCAATGTG GACCAGACCCTGAGTTCTATTTTCCTAGTGAAGAATTTAGATTTGGGATCATCCCTGCTGGATCTACTGATGCCATTGTAATTTG CACAACTGGGGCTCGAGACCCTGTAACATCAGCATTGCATATCATCCTTGGAAAAAGGGTGCACATTGATATAGCTCAAGTTGTAAGATGGAAAATGACAAATGCATCAAATGATGAACCCTGTGTACGCTATGCAGCTTCTTTTGCTGG GTATGGTTTCTACGGGGATGTCATAACAGAGAGCGAAAAGTATCGGTGGATGGGACCTAAGAGATATGATTATGCTGGAACAAAGGTGTTCCTTCAGCACAG GTCTTATGAGGCTGAAGTGAATTATGTAGAAGTTGAATCAGAAAAAAGTGGTTCGAGTGTTGAAACCAATGCTCAAGGTAGTAGAACGCTTTGGCAATTTCGTCGAAAACCTGAGCGGATGAGTTGTCGTGCGAACTGCACAGTTTGTAATGAAACAACCAATGAAAGTATGATTGGACACTCGAGTTTGGCTGCAAACTTAGAAGGATTGAGATGGTCGAAATCCAAAGGACATTTTCTTAGTGTGGGTGCTGCTGTAATCTCTTGCCGCAATGAAAAGGCGCCAGATGGCTTGGTTGCTGATGCCCACCTTTCTGATGGGTTCTTGCATCTTATACTGATTAAAGACTGCCCTCACCCTTCTTATCTATG GCATCTTATTCAGCTAACCAGAAAAGGTGGAAAACCCCTGGATTTTAACTTCGTCGAACACCATAAA ACTCCGGCTTTCACATTCACATCTTTCGGAAAGGAGGGCGTATGGAATGTGGATGGCGAGCTCTTTCATGCGCATAAGCTATCAGCTCAAGTTTTCCGAGGTCTTGTTAGCTTATTTGGAACCGGTCCTGACGCATAA